The Rhizobium viscosum genomic sequence CGTGAGCAGCCCGTGATCACATTGACGGAGGAGCAAAAGAATGCACGTTTCAAGTCGTACATTGACGGGAGGGACAAACTGACCGCTGCGATGATAAACGTGATAGAGAAGCGAACCGACGACGGTAAAAGCTTTAATGTAAGCAGTACAATTTTACGTGTTAGTATACTTGGCATGCTTATTTTCTTGGTGCAAATCTTAATGCAACTATACAGATACAATTCTCGATTGATTACTTTTTACAGCTCGCGGAGGGATGCTATTGTCCTCGGCCAAGGACATGAGAAAAGCATGCGAACATTCTCGCACCTTCTTCTGCCAACGGGATTTGACTTTGGCAGAGAACCACATCATCCCTTCGAGGAAGCTGCTCAATTAATCCGTGACGGGGCTGTAAATACCAAAGATCGCATAAAACGGCAGATCAAGAAGAAGCCGGCGGTGCCCAAGGTCCCAGAGACCGAATAGGCTTAAAATTAGTCACCAATATCAACCGAAATACATTCCGGTCCGCCCGCAATAATGGCGACTATGATGATGTGTTTGTCGCTAACCGCGATTGATGGCGACACTGTGCGCTGCGACGGTCAGCTTATGCGATTGTTGGGAGGAGGAGTGCCATTCCAGTAGGGAATAGATACTCCGGAGATCGGATCGCACGCGAAATACATCAGGGAACGGAAGCTGGCGTTGATCTCCGAGGGAAGGCTGAGAGAGCTACTGGAAGAACATAGCCTATGGATCGAGATCAAGGGTTACGACAACACTCCCAAGCATCGGCCGCTTATCAACATCTACCAAACAAAGATATCGGGGCCAAATTGCTGTCGGAGGGGTTCGCTCGTGAGCGGCGGGCCACACCACAAGAATGATTGGTGCGCGGAATAGCCCCCCACCTCGCCTCATTGAAGAAGCCATCCGGGACGTCTCAAGCGTACTTCGTCGAAGCGTGCGTCGGATGATGCAGATACCCGCCTTTACCCTTGGTAAGGGTGAGGTCGGTGGTTCAATCCCACTCGGCAGCACCAGTTTTCTCCTTTAGCATTATCCTCCGCGCCAATCGGCACCATTGCTGCCGGCAAAAATCTCGCTAGAATATTAGCATTCTGAAACCTTTGGAGAGGGAACCCGAAGGCTTCATTCAATGTTTCTATCGGGACATGCTGGAGGAGCGTCGATGGCAACTGAACGATGGAATAGTCCGATCAAGGTAGGTTTCGAAGGCGCAGGAGCACGTACGGTTAACGGACCGTTCGATGCCTTGGCATGCCTTGCCGAACATTGGCCTGCTGTACGCGGATTGAAATATCTCAAGGCACGCAGCGCCTGCCGCGCCGCCCTCGATGGAAGAAAGACCGTCGAAGAGGCCCGCGCGGAGTTTATGGCGGCGGCAGAGGAAGCAAAGCTTAAAGTGCATTAAGCTTTCGGCCGCGATATCGGACAATGAAAGTCCGATCCGTTCCGAAACGAAGCAATGCTTAATTTTCACTTAACCCTGCTCGGAACTCGCGCAGGGCTTTGTCTCGAAAGACATTGCGCCATTCAACTGTTCATCAATAGAACGACGTCAGCCATCATGATGATGGCTAGAGGCTCGTCACCCACTACGGGAGACTGCAGACGAGCCTCGTCCGGAAGAAACTTCGAATATTTTATCAGCAACCCGAAGTATTCTCATCCTCCACCTGAATATATCCCACACCTATGATTGTGCCATCTGCGGCACGGATGAAGGACGGCAGGTAATGCGGTTCGGCGGGCTCGCAGATGGTGGCGCTGGTATATTCGTTCAACGCTATTTCGTCTTTCGGCAGTGCCGAATAATTCATATCGGTTTCGAGTGAGGCATAGGCGGAGCCGGTAAAGGCGCCGCACCCCAGGAGCAGGGCCGCGGCCCACAGGCGTATAAGCGTTTGCATTATTGTCTCCAGAATTGAAATCAGCTTTTCAACACGCGGGACAGGGAGTTGGTTCCTTGGAAATTCCTGCTGCGGATCGCGATTTATCTCACCAGCAGGCGGCAATGCACGTAACCGCTTCCGACAATGTCCTCGGCGATTGCCAGAGCCCGCTCACTATCACCCCATCGGCTCACGAAACCTTCGAGAACGATGGAGGGGCCTATGGTGGAGACGATGATTTCGGTCGCATCGAGATCGGCCGCGGCATGCAGGGCGCTTTCCACGGACGTGCGCATAGCGGCCGTGTTGTAGCCCTCCTTCCAGGCTTCCTCGTGGGGTGGCGAGCCGTGCAGCACCATGACCGTTCCTGACATTACCTAATAGAGATCTAACGCAGGAAGACGACGTTTGTTGCCATAGGCAGCCGGCTGGATGCATAGTCGCCGTGATGATGGTGCCCCGATACTCCGGTCCCTACCGGAGCATCGGCAGAAGTCCCATGTAATTGCGGCCGAGGAAGATAATGATGAAAGCGCTGGTGCCTGCCTTTCTCGCTACGACCCTTTTGGCTGCACCCTTACTGGCCGGCTGTTCCACCGCGGACGCGCCTGCGCTGGAGCCCATTCCCGGCAGCATCACCTATGGCGGGCAGCCGCGCACGAAGCTGACGAAATCGCCGATCGGCAGCGCCGTCCACAATGCCTTCTACGATCAGCAGGGCCAGCGCGTCTACGAAACATATATCCTCCAGCCCGACCGCAGCCTGAAGCTGGTGCGGCGCCGGATCGTGCCGGACTTCCCGTAATAGTGCATGGGCAGCCCGCGCGTGCTTGACAGCGGCGCCAATCGAGAACATCCAAGGAACATCTGATTTTATTCGCAGGCGCTGATTCTCCCGCGGAGCCCAACCGGACGGCTGGATGTATCTCGAAAGACTCAATCCCCAGCAACGCATGGCCGTGGAGCACGGCACACTCACAGACGGCAGCCATGTGGCCGGGCCGCTGCTGGTCATCGCCGGCGCCGGTTCAGGCAAGACGAATACGCTTGCCCATCGCGTCGCGCATCTCATTCTCAAGGGCGCCGATCCGCGCCGTATCCTGCTGATGACCTTTTCGCGCCGGGCGGCGGCCGAAATGGGCCGGCGCGTCGAGCGTATCTGCGGCGAGGTTCTCGGCAAGAATTCCGGCATCATGGCCGATGCGCTCGCCTGGAGCGGCACTTTCCACGGCATCGGCGCGCGCCTCTTGCGCGACTATGCCGAACAGATCGGCCTCGACCCAGCCTTCTCCATTCATGACCGGGAAGACAGCGCCGACCTGATGAACCTCGTGCGCCACGAGCTCGGCTTCTCCAAGACGGAGAGCCGGTTTCCGACGAAGGGTACCTGCCTCGCGATCTATTCGCGGGCGGTGAATTCGGAGGCGGAACTGCCGCTGGTGCTGCGCGACGCCTTTCCCTGGTGCGCAACCTGGGAAAAGCAGCTTCGCGAGCTTTTCGCATGTTATGTCGAGGCCAAGCAGAGCCAGAATGTGCTCGATTACGACGACCTGCTGCTCTACTGGGCACAGATGGTGGCCGAGCCCATGATTGCCGAGGATATCGGCAGCCGCTTCGACCATGTGCTTGTCGACGAGTATCAGGACACCAACAAGCTGCAGTCCTCGATCCTGCTTGCGTTGAAACCGACCGGCCAGGGCCTGACCGTCGTCGGCGACGATGCACAGTCGATCTATTCCTTCCGCGCGGCAACGGTGCGCAATATTCTCGATTTTCCGGCCTCCTTCAGCCCGGCCGCCAATATCGTCACGCTCGACCGCAACTACCGTTCGACGCAGCCGATCCTTGCCGCCGCCAACGCGGTGATCGACCTTGCTTCCGAGCGTTTCACCAAGAACCTCTGGACGGAGCGGGAATCGCCGGAACGGCCACGGCTGGTGACGGTGCGCGACGAGAACGATCAGGCGCGCTATGTGGCCGACAAGGTCCTCGACAATCGCGAGGAGGGCGTGAAGCTGAAAAGCCAGGCCGTGCTCTTCCGGGCCTCGCATCACAGCGGCCCGCTGGAAGTGGAGCTGACCCGCCGCAACATTCCCTTCGTGAAGTTCGGCGGCCTGAAGTTCCTCGACAGCGCGCATGTGAAGGACATGCTGGCGGCACTGCGTTTTGCCCAGAACCCGCGCGACCGGGTGGCGGGCTTCCGGCTGATGCAGATCCTTCCGGGGGTCGGGCCTTCTACGGCGCAGAAGGTGCTGGACCATATGGCTGAGGACCCGAGCCCGGTTACGGCGCTCGCCGCCATGCCTGCGCCGCCGCGCTCGGGCGACGACTGGACCTCCTTCGTTTCGACCATGCAGGAGCTGAAGACCGGCAAGGCCGGCTGGCCCGCAGAGATCGAACTGGTGCGGCAATGGTATGAGCCGCATCTGGAACGGCTGTACGAGGATGCGAGTGCCCGGCTTGCCGATCTCATCCAGCTCGAACAAATCGCCGGCGGTTATGCTTCTCGCGAGCGCTTTCTGACCGAGCTTACGCTCGATCCGCCGGATGCAACCTCGGATCAGGCGGGCGTGCCGCTGCTCGACGAGGACTACCTCATCCTCTCGACCATCCATTCGGCCAAGGGGCAGGAATGGACCAAGGTCTTCATGCTGAACGTCATCGACGGCTGCATTCCCTCCGATCTCGCAGTCGGGACGACGGCGGAAATCGAGGAAGAGCGGCGCCTCCTCTATGTGGCGATGACCCGCGCCAAGGACAGTCTCGACCTCGTCGTGCCGCAGCGCTTCTTCACCTATGGGCAGAATTCGCAGGGCGATCGGCATGTCTATGCGTCGCGCAGCCGCTTCATTCCGGCCACGCTGCTGCAATTCTTCGAGGTCTGCGGCTGGCCGCAGGTCAAGACCGATACGGCGGCTGCCCAGCAGGCGCGGCAGGTGCGCATCGATGTCGGCGCGCGCATGCGCGGCATGTGGCGTTAAAAGCCGCCTTTCCCGACCAGCACAATCAGAGAGAAAGCGGCGGCTTGGCCGGTTCGAAGAAGCGGCCGATCATTTCATCGTTGACCAGGGCGATCGCCGGCGGCGACCATTTCGGATTGCGGTCCTTGTCGATGACGGCTGCGCGAACGCCCTCATAGAAATCCGGACCAAGAAGGACGTGCATGCAGGCCCCGAGCTCGCGGGCAAGACATTCGCCGAGCGTGCGGCTCTGGCGGCCGGCTCTTAGCAGCCGCAGGGCAAGTTTGAGACTGGTCGGCGAACGTGTGAGCATCACACGGCGAGTTTCGGCGGCGAATTCACCCTCCTCCGCCCCCAGTGCGGATGCGATGTCCTCGACGCGGTTGAAGTGAAAAGCACGGTCGATCATCGCGGCATTGGCCTGCAACCTGCCCTCACCCGGCTGCTCTGAGAGCTCGCGCAGCACCGCGTCGACATCATCAGACGAACTTCCCCCAGGCAGGTTCGTCAGACGCTGGACTGCCTCTTCGAGACGCGAGG encodes the following:
- a CDS encoding DUF982 domain-containing protein → MATERWNSPIKVGFEGAGARTVNGPFDALACLAEHWPAVRGLKYLKARSACRAALDGRKTVEEARAEFMAAAEEAKLKVH
- a CDS encoding BON domain-containing protein — encoded protein: MVLHGSPPHEEAWKEGYNTAAMRTSVESALHAAADLDATEIIVSTIGPSIVLEGFVSRWGDSERALAIAEDIVGSGYVHCRLLVR
- a CDS encoding ATP-dependent helicase encodes the protein MYLERLNPQQRMAVEHGTLTDGSHVAGPLLVIAGAGSGKTNTLAHRVAHLILKGADPRRILLMTFSRRAAAEMGRRVERICGEVLGKNSGIMADALAWSGTFHGIGARLLRDYAEQIGLDPAFSIHDREDSADLMNLVRHELGFSKTESRFPTKGTCLAIYSRAVNSEAELPLVLRDAFPWCATWEKQLRELFACYVEAKQSQNVLDYDDLLLYWAQMVAEPMIAEDIGSRFDHVLVDEYQDTNKLQSSILLALKPTGQGLTVVGDDAQSIYSFRAATVRNILDFPASFSPAANIVTLDRNYRSTQPILAAANAVIDLASERFTKNLWTERESPERPRLVTVRDENDQARYVADKVLDNREEGVKLKSQAVLFRASHHSGPLEVELTRRNIPFVKFGGLKFLDSAHVKDMLAALRFAQNPRDRVAGFRLMQILPGVGPSTAQKVLDHMAEDPSPVTALAAMPAPPRSGDDWTSFVSTMQELKTGKAGWPAEIELVRQWYEPHLERLYEDASARLADLIQLEQIAGGYASRERFLTELTLDPPDATSDQAGVPLLDEDYLILSTIHSAKGQEWTKVFMLNVIDGCIPSDLAVGTTAEIEEERRLLYVAMTRAKDSLDLVVPQRFFTYGQNSQGDRHVYASRSRFIPATLLQFFEVCGWPQVKTDTAAAQQARQVRIDVGARMRGMWR